The following coding sequences lie in one Amycolatopsis cihanbeyliensis genomic window:
- a CDS encoding FAD-dependent monooxygenase has protein sequence MAVIVIAGGGIGGLATALAVAAGGHRAVVLERADRFAEIGAGIQLAPNGLDALDALGVGAEVRGSAVHMDELRFMDGVTGEHVTSLELTADYRRRFAGPYVVVHRAELHQVLLDACLAAESVDLVAGATVTGYEQDERGATVALADGRRITGAAVIGADGIHSAIRRQLVADGEPRVSGITVYRAVIPMERVPDRLRFARSVVWWAGPGCHFVHYPIAGGRYLNLAASSDDGSTEAFAGVPVRKERVRREFTALGAAPRELLELGDDWKTWMLVDRDPVLQWTEGRVALLGDAAHPMLHYAAQGACQALEDAVVLGALLEGTTNSAIPGRLTAYVRLRRERTARIQRIARDSTRLWHPAGAAATARNAMLAALSPEQLRDHVAWMHGFRVAQPGKEVAA, from the coding sequence ATGGCCGTGATCGTCATCGCCGGCGGCGGGATCGGTGGGCTGGCGACCGCGCTGGCCGTTGCCGCGGGCGGGCATCGCGCGGTGGTGCTGGAACGCGCCGACCGGTTCGCCGAGATCGGCGCCGGAATACAGTTGGCCCCCAACGGTTTGGACGCACTGGACGCGCTGGGCGTCGGTGCCGAGGTGCGCGGGTCCGCGGTGCACATGGACGAGTTACGGTTCATGGACGGGGTGACCGGGGAGCATGTGACCAGCCTCGAGCTCACCGCGGACTACCGGCGCCGCTTCGCGGGCCCCTATGTGGTCGTGCACCGCGCGGAGCTGCATCAGGTGTTGCTGGACGCCTGCCTCGCGGCCGAGTCCGTGGATCTGGTCGCGGGTGCCACGGTGACCGGGTACGAGCAGGATGAGCGTGGCGCCACCGTGGCGCTCGCGGACGGCAGGCGGATCACCGGCGCCGCGGTGATCGGGGCGGACGGAATTCACTCGGCGATCCGTCGCCAGCTCGTGGCGGACGGCGAGCCGCGCGTGTCGGGTATCACGGTGTACCGCGCGGTCATCCCGATGGAACGCGTGCCGGACCGCCTGCGGTTCGCGCGATCCGTCGTCTGGTGGGCCGGTCCCGGCTGCCATTTCGTGCACTACCCGATCGCGGGCGGCCGGTACCTCAACCTGGCGGCGAGCAGCGACGACGGTTCCACCGAGGCCTTCGCCGGCGTGCCGGTGCGCAAGGAAAGGGTGCGGCGGGAGTTCACCGCACTGGGCGCCGCGCCGCGGGAGCTGCTCGAACTCGGCGACGACTGGAAAACCTGGATGCTCGTGGACCGCGACCCTGTTCTACAGTGGACGGAAGGAAGGGTGGCGTTGCTCGGCGACGCCGCGCACCCGATGCTGCACTACGCGGCGCAGGGCGCGTGCCAGGCACTGGAGGACGCCGTGGTGCTCGGCGCGTTGCTCGAGGGAACCACGAACTCCGCCATCCCGGGGCGCCTGACCGCCTATGTGCGCCTGCGCCGCGAGCGCACCGCGCGGATCCAGCGCATCGCACGGGACAGCACCCGGCTGTGGCATCCCGCGGGGGCCGCCGCCACGGCGCGCAACGCGATGCTGGCCGCGCTGTCGCCCGAACAGCTGCGGGACCACGTCGCCTGGATGCACGGTTTCCGGGTCGCCCAGCCGGGCAAGGAGGTGGCGGCATGA
- a CDS encoding class I adenylate-forming enzyme family protein, whose amino-acid sequence MFLQRLGNRGIRLGTLFERAAAKHPTNVLVLDHDLDLAPDLGRRATIAEVADLVDDLAARLWAARVRPGDRMVVHKSNGFDITLLACAAARIGAVPVLLSPKLDGDTVGELVRRTDRPFLVTDGAKLARLPGSIFERAERVLLTSGRHEGAIELASLAGAERVPAVTMPPDHPALVTHTSGTTGIPKLAVHTSRTLQARYRPQRAAITPVLRGRETVAIHVSFVHSRLMTALAISLLRGFPIVVLADSDPRRAADLFARLRPGVLEAHPNTFMEWEELADDPREPLARVKLFSSTFDAIHPRTVRKLLAATRRRSPVFGQLYGQSEVGPVVVKAFTPGRVSDENGRCVGIPFPGMTDVRVVSRNGLPPSPDNPGYIEVRSDGRIVTYLGERQRYDAQVSDGGWWRMGDVGFRGKWGCVHLLDREVDLIDGFGSTLAAEDTLFGKLPDLAEVVIVPSAGGAPVPVVCTRNNRPLDPGEWRAAAANLPPMAEPVQWRIEDLPQTATTKIKRLELARLLASGSRGAA is encoded by the coding sequence ATGTTTCTGCAACGCTTGGGCAACCGCGGCATCCGGCTGGGAACACTCTTCGAACGCGCCGCAGCCAAGCACCCGACCAACGTGCTGGTTCTCGACCACGATCTGGACCTCGCACCCGACCTCGGACGCCGCGCCACGATCGCGGAGGTCGCCGACCTTGTCGACGACCTTGCCGCCCGGCTGTGGGCCGCGCGGGTGCGGCCGGGCGACCGGATGGTGGTGCACAAGTCCAACGGCTTCGACATCACCCTGCTGGCCTGCGCGGCCGCCCGGATCGGTGCCGTGCCCGTGTTGCTCTCGCCCAAGCTGGACGGCGACACCGTCGGCGAGCTGGTGCGTCGCACCGACCGACCGTTCCTGGTCACCGACGGCGCGAAGCTGGCCCGGCTTCCGGGCTCGATCTTCGAGCGGGCGGAACGGGTGCTGCTGACCTCCGGCCGGCACGAGGGCGCCATCGAGCTGGCGAGCCTGGCCGGGGCGGAACGGGTGCCCGCCGTGACCATGCCGCCCGACCACCCGGCGCTGGTCACGCACACCTCGGGCACGACCGGAATCCCGAAGCTCGCCGTGCACACCAGCCGTACCCTGCAGGCGCGCTACCGGCCGCAGCGGGCCGCGATCACCCCGGTACTGCGCGGCCGGGAGACCGTCGCGATCCACGTCTCCTTCGTGCACTCCCGGCTGATGACCGCGCTCGCCATCTCGCTGCTGCGTGGTTTCCCGATCGTGGTGCTGGCCGACTCCGATCCGCGGCGGGCAGCCGACCTGTTCGCCCGGCTGCGTCCCGGGGTGCTCGAGGCCCACCCGAACACCTTCATGGAGTGGGAGGAACTGGCCGACGATCCGCGAGAACCGCTGGCCCGGGTCAAGCTGTTCAGCTCCACCTTCGACGCGATTCACCCGAGGACGGTGCGGAAACTGCTGGCCGCCACCCGCCGCAGGTCGCCGGTCTTCGGGCAGCTGTACGGGCAGAGCGAGGTCGGCCCGGTCGTGGTGAAGGCGTTCACCCCGGGCCGGGTGTCGGACGAGAACGGTCGCTGCGTCGGCATCCCCTTCCCCGGTATGACCGACGTCCGGGTGGTGAGCCGCAACGGGCTGCCTCCCTCACCGGACAACCCCGGCTACATCGAGGTCCGCAGCGACGGTCGGATCGTCACCTACCTCGGCGAGCGGCAACGCTATGACGCGCAGGTCTCCGATGGTGGCTGGTGGCGGATGGGCGATGTCGGCTTCCGCGGCAAATGGGGCTGCGTGCACCTGCTCGACCGCGAGGTCGACCTGATCGACGGCTTCGGCTCGACCCTGGCCGCGGAGGACACCCTCTTCGGGAAGCTGCCCGATCTCGCGGAGGTCGTCATCGTGCCCAGCGCCGGGGGCGCGCCCGTCCCGGTCGTCTGCACCCGGAACAACCGGCCGCTGGACCCGGGGGAGTGGCGAGCCGCGGCGGCGAACCTCCCGCCGATGGCCGAGCCGGTGCAATGGCGCATCGAGGACCTGCCGCAGACCGCGACCACCAAGATCAAGCGATTGGAGCTGGCGCGCCTGCTCGCTTCCGGAAGCCGGGGGGCCGCCTGA